A genomic stretch from Triplophysa dalaica isolate WHDGS20190420 chromosome 4, ASM1584641v1, whole genome shotgun sequence includes:
- the LOC130418801 gene encoding uncharacterized protein LOC130418801: MKRDGQYKQEYVTFIHDIFENHYAEEVPEEELTQVPGKVWYIPHHGVYHPQKKRKLRVVFDCAATYKGVSLNTELLQGPDLTNSLVGVIWRFRKEPIGILADVKSMFHQVGVEKSGVDYLRFLWWPQGDTLQTPKEYRMLVHIFGAVSSPSCASFALQKTADDNESCFPLHGAETIRHNFYVDDCVKSVAEESEAIQLVKDLTALCYKGGFQLTQWVSNNRAVLASIPKEKWAKEIKTLDLDKDSLPIERALGLQWCVDSDHFQFNINLNQKPHTRRGILSVVSSIFDPLGFLAPLILPAKQLLQELCQRGFGWDEPLPQALVDRWEGWTNSLERIKGFSVARCLKPKDYGTTKCAELHHFSDASENGYGSVSYIRHANEQDIIHVTFLMGKSRVLPLKNITIPRLELAAAALFVKVDKMLRRELHLTLKPSVFWTDSQTVLKYIRSDTARFKTYVANRVSLIRDNSELSQWRYARSKDNPADDSSRGLSAVKFMEQRRWMHGPEFLWKPEESWLEVEALGSVLQDDPEVRRNTTVFTTVVNTETPTDQLISYFSNWIRLLKAVAWYIKLKKALILRIKKQKDFPSYQVITRSHSQKVSPELEVLRSKPGGQLLSVEDLLQAERSVISYVQRQAFPVEITTLQATPPKVKRSSRICRLDPVLDEGILRVGGRMHKSAMPDETKHPCILPKDAHISILLLRHIHERCGHSGRNHMLSELRKKYWISKANSLARKVLSKCVMCRRVRGKAGEQKMADLPLERILPDLPPFTNVGLDYFGPIEVRRGRSTIKRYGVLFTCMSSRAIHLEVAFSLDTDSCIHALRRFVCRRGQVKHIRSDNGTNLVGAQVELKKALIALDKLKIQDALLPYGIEWSFNPPAASHHGGVWERLIRSVRYVLNSTLHQQSIDDEGLQTLFCEVEAILNNRPLSTVSSDPYDLEPLTPNHILLLKTQPIMPPGIFLKSDLYARRRWKQVQYMADLFWHRWTKEYLLLLQERQKWTVVKKNLNVGDLVLVVDPTAPRGSWPLGRVLETKPDQKGLVRSVKLQTQTSILDRPITKLCRILETEECPVPPKDHQ, encoded by the coding sequence ATGAAAAGGGATGGACAATACAAACAAGAATATGTTACTTTTATCCATGACATCTTTGAAAATCATTATGCAGAGGAGGTCCCAGAGGAAGAACTCACGCAGGTACCTGGAAAGGTGTGGTATATACCACACCACGGAGTATACCACCCCcaaaaaaaaaggaaacttaGAGTGGTGTTTGATTGTGCAGCTACTTATAAAGGTGTATCCCTCAACACAGAGCTACTACAGGGTCCTGATCTGACCAATTCCCTTGTTGGAGTCATTTGGAGATTCCGCAAAGAACCTATTGGAATTCTGGCTGACGTTAAGTCAATGTTCCATCAGGTGGGAGTAGAGAAATCAGGTGTGGACTACTTGCGCTTCCTGTGGTGGCCACAGGGTGACACCCTTCAAACCCCAAAGGAATACCGTATGCTTGTGCACATATTTGGTGCAGTGTCCTCCCCAAGTTGTGCAAGTTTTGCATTACAAAAAACTGCTGATGACAATGAAAGCTGTTTTCCCCTTCACGGAGCTGAAACAATCCGGCACAACTTTTATGTGGACGATTGTGTTAAGTCCGTGGCTGAAGAGTCTGAAGCCATCCAGCTAGTAAAAGACCTCACCGCACTATGTTACAAAGGTGGATTCCAGCTGACTCAATGGGTTAGCAATAATCGGGCAGTTCTAGCATCCAttccaaaagaaaaatgggcaaaagaaattaaaacactgGATCTTGACAAAGACAGCCTACCAATAGAAAGAGCCCTGGGATTGCAGTGGTGTGTGGACTCTGACCATTTCCAGTTTAACATCAATTTAAACCAGAAGCCACATACCCGCAGAGGCATACTTTCTGTTGTAAGTTCCATTTTTGATCCCCTCGGTTTTcttgctcctctcattctcccAGCCAAGCAATTGCTACAGGAGCTCTGTCAGAGAGGTTTTGGATGGGACGAACCTTTGCCCCAAGCTTTAGTAGACCGGTGGGAAGGATGGACAAACAGTTTAGAAAGAATAAAAGGCTTCAGTGTTGCACGTTGTTTGAAACCAAAGGACTATGGAACAACAAAGTGTGCAGAACTACACCACTTTTCTGATGCCAGTGAGAATGGTTATGGCTCAGTGAGCTACATAAGACACGCTAATGAACAGGACATTATACATGTCACTTTTCTCATGGGAAAGTCCAGAGTCCTTCCTTTAAAGAACATCACAATACCACGTCTGGAGCTAGCCGCTGCAGCATTGTTTGTAAAGGTGGACAAAATGCTAAGGAGAGAACTACATCTAACTTTAAAGCCCTCCGTTTTCTGGACCGACAGCCAAACCGTACTTAAGTACATTAGAAGTGACACTGCAAGATTTAAAACGTATGTAGCAAACAGGGTCTCGCTGATTCGGGATAACTCAGAGCTGTCTCAATGGAGATACGCAAGAAGTAAAGACAATCCAGCTGATGATTCCTCAAGAGGATTGAGTGCAGTCAAATTTATGGAGCAAAGGAGGTGGATGCATGGCCCAGAGTTCCTATGGAAACCTGAGGAAAGTTGGTTAGAGGTGGAGGCATTGGGCTCAGTGTTACAGGATGATCCAGAGGTCAGGAGAAACACTACTGTTTTTACAACAGTGGTGAACACTGAAACACCCACAGACCAGCTTATTTCATACTTTTCAAATTGGATTAGGCTACTTAAAGCAGTGGCATGGTACATCAAACTAAAAAAGGCCTTGATACTGAGaatcaaaaaacaaaaggacTTTCCATCGTATCAAGTTATTACCCGCTCCCACAGCCAAAAGGTGAGCCCAGAACTTGAGGTTCTCAGGTCCAAACCCGGTGGACAGCTCCTCTCAGTGGAAGATCTCTTACAGGCAGAAAGGTCAGTTATCTCTTATGTTCAGAGGCAAGCATTCCCAGTTGAAATAACAACACTACAAGCCACCCCACCTAAAGTGAAAAGGAGCAGCAGGATCTGTAGGCTTGATCCTGTGCTAGATGAAGGCATCTTAAGAGTAGGTGGCCGGATGCATAAATCAGCCATGCCTGATGAAACTAAACATCCCTGTATCTTGCCCAAAGATGCACACATTTCAATTCTTCTTTTAAGACACATTCATGAACGCTGTGGTCACAGTGGTAGGAACCACATGCTCTCAGAGCTTCGTAAGAAATATTGGATTAGTAAGGCCAACTCCTTAGCAAGAAAGGTGCTCTCAAAATGTGTCATGTGTCGACGAGTGAGGGGCAAAGCAGGTGAGCAGAAAATGGCAGATTTGCCGCTAGAACGAATCCTACCTGACCTCCCTCCCTTTACCAATGTCGGATTGGACTATTTTGGCCCGATTGAAGTGAGGCGAGGAAGAAGCACCATCAAAAGGTATGGAGTTCTGTTTACATGTATGTCCAGCAGAGCTATTCATTTGGAAGTAGCTTTCTCATTAGACACTGACTCATGCATTCACGCTTTGAGGAGATTTGTTTGCAGAAGGGGGCAGGTTAAGCACATCAGATCTGACAATGGAACGAACCTGGTGGGTGCTCAGGTGGAACTCAAGAAAGCTCTGATAGCACTGGATAAGTTGAAGATCCAGGATGCCCTGCTTCCTTATGGAATCGAGTGGAGTTTCAACCCACCAGCAGCATCGCACCATGGCGGAGTCTGGGAAAGGCTTATAAGATCTGTTCGTTACGTGCTGAACTCCACACTCCATCAACAGTCCATCGATGATGAGGGTCTTCAAACTCTATTCTGTGAGGTAGAGGCTATTTTAAACAACCGTCCTCTCTCCACAGTGTCCTCAGACCCATATGACCTGGAACCACTGACCCCAAACCACATCCTCCTGCTGAAAACCCAGCCCATTATGCCTCCAGGAATTTTCCTGAAATCAGACCTTTATGCTAGACGCCGCTGGAAACAGGTCCAGTATATGGCGGATCTCTTCTGGCATAGATGGACCAAAGAATATCTTCTTCTACTCCAGGAAAGGCAAAAATGGACTGTAGTGAAGAAGAACCTGAATGTTGGAGATCTTGTTCTAGTGGTTGACCCCACTGCTCCTAGAGGATCATGGCCACTAGGAAGAGTTCTAGAGACTAAGCCTGATCAAAAGGGGCTGGTCCGATCCGTGAAGCTCCAGACACAGACTTCAATCCTTGATAGACCCATTACCAAGCTATGCCGAATTCTGGAGACTGAAGAGTGTCCGGTGCCTCCTAAAGATCACCAATAA
- the ms4a17c.1 gene encoding membrane-spanning 4-domains, subfamily A, member 17C.1: MSSQVVSTDNATVIIQINPQVVQDSAEGQEKSGQYQNAVLKNFLKVQPKSLGTVQILTGIMIFLFGISLSIDDRYHDITINSGITYWGSLIYISAGSLSVAAENKLHSCVVKASLGMNVFSSITAGIAIIIMSIQLGLRYPDYSYQYSRVKDSSNIMGIIGILLLFSILQFIVSVCISAFACKATCDTFSSMVNISLNQSRVTEEEISNLNKPQLPKRN, from the exons aTGTCCTCCCAGGTCGTCTCAACGGACAACGCTACAGTTATTATTCAGATAAATCCACAGGTGGTTCAAGACAGCGCTGAAGGACAAGAAAAATCAGGACAGTATCAAAATGCTGTTCTGAAAAATTTTCTAAAAGTACAGCCAAAGTCTTTGGGG ACTGTGCAGATTCTGACTGGAATTATGATTTTCCTGTTTGGTATATCTCTCTCCATCGATGACAGATATCATGACATAACTATCAACAGTGGCATAACCTATTGGGGATCCCTCatt TACATCAGTGCTGGATCTTTGTCTGTTGCTGCAGAAAATAAACTTCATTCCTGTGTG GTGAAAGCCTCACTTGGAATGAATGTGTTCAGTTCCATAACAGCAGGGATAGCCATTATTataatgtcaatacaattagGATTAAGATATCCAGACTACAGCTATCAATACAGCCGTGTGAAAGACTCTTCAAATATAATG GGGATCATTGGAATATTGCTGTTGTTCTCCATCCTTCAGTTCATCGTCTCTGTTTGCATCTCGGCTTTTGCATGCAAAGCCACGTGCGACACATTCTCTTCAATGGTCAATATTTCACTAAACCAG TCAAGGGTTACAGAAGAAGAAATCTCTAAtctaaacaaaccacaactgCCAAAGAGAAACTAG